A genome region from Cardiocondyla obscurior isolate alpha-2009 linkage group LG14, Cobs3.1, whole genome shotgun sequence includes the following:
- the LOC139108102 gene encoding cytochrome P450 9e2-like, translating into MMFIALSVIVGALGIYYFLFKNLNYFKKHEIPYIQPVPGLGNMGPSFIRQKSMAEIIKNIYDLQPEAKYVGIYNMLQPVVLIRDPELIKSVMLKHFDIFPERNSFVVDEKVEPLFGKNLFSLHGEKWRQVRSMLSPAFTSSKMKTMFKLMSDYGAVFTSYLVNLPPEEKVIQMKDIFTRYTSDVIATCAFGINVDSMRDPENEFYIYGKEATNFNSVAFTRFYIGKVMPWVARLFNIKVVRGKITKYFRNLIQTTIKTRDDQGIVRPDMLQLMMENRNKEGKIELSIDDMVAQAFVFFFGGFDTTSTLMCFATHEIAVNEDVQEKLQSEIDRILEETNGQVTYEAINSTEYLDAVINEALRKYPVAIVMDRYCTKDFELPPTLPGTKPFTLKAGSTVWIPIYGLHYDSKYFEDPEKFDPSRFLGEQKKRNLNCGAYLPFGLGPRMCIGNRFALLETKVLIFHLLARCDLKICEKTPMPLKLAKDGFNMKAEGGFWLRVVPRKNMHHSLL; encoded by the coding sequence ATGATGTTTATCGCTTTATCGGTGATTGTGGGTGCGCTaggcatttattattttctctttaaaaatctgaattattttaaaaaacatgaGATACCATATATACAACCAGTCCCGGGATTGGGGAATATGGGACCGTCGTTTATACGTCAGAAATCAATGGCCGAAATTATTAAGAACATTTACGATCTGCAGCCCGAAGCCAAATACGTTGGCATATATAACATGCTCCAACCAGTTGTATTGATTCGCGATCCCGAGCTTATTAAATCTGTCATGTTGAAGCACTTCGATATATTTCCCGAACGTAACAGTTTTGTTGTTGATGAAAAAGTGGAGCCGTTATTCGGCAAAAATCTTTTCTCTTTGCACGGAGAGAAGTGGCGGCAGGTACGATCTATGCTGAGCCCAGCCTTCACGTCTAGCAAAATGAAAACGATGTTTAAGCTGATGTCGGATTACGGTGCCGTGTTTACCAGTTATTTGGTGAACCTACCGCCGGAAGAAAAAGTGATACAAATGAAAGACATTTTTACTAGGTACACAAGCGACGTGATCGCTACTTGCGCCTTTGGTATCAACGTTGATTCCATGAGAGATCCAGAAAACGAATTCTATATATATGGCAAGGAAGCAACCAACTTTAACTCCGTTGCATTTACAAGGTTTTATATTGGTAAGGTCATGCCTTGGGTCgcacgattatttaatataaaagttgtACGTggaaaaataacgaaatactTTCGAAATCTTATACAAACTACTATAAAAACGAGAGACGACCAAGGCATCGTTCGCCCCGACATGCTGCAGTTGATGatggaaaatagaaataaagaagGAAAGATAGAATTGTCTATCGACGATATGGTAGCTCAGGCATTCGTCTTTTTCTTCGGCGGCTTCGACACTACGTCGACGTTAATGTGTTTTGCTACTCACGAGATTGCGGTGAACGAAGATGTACAGGAAAAACTTCAGAGCGAGATCGATCGAATTTTAGAAGAGACGAATGGTCAAGTAACTTACGAGGCGATAAATAGTACGGAATATTTAGATGCCGTGATTAACGAGGCTCTGAGAAAGTATCCGGTTGCTATAGTAATGGACAGATATTGCACGAAAGACTTTGAGCTGCCGCCAACGTTACCGGGCACCAAACCATTCACTTTGAAGGCGGGGAGTACTGTTTGGATACCGATTTACGGGCTTCACTATGATTCAAAATATTTCGAGGATCCGGAAAAGTTTGACCCCTCGCGGTTTCTTGGCGAACAGAAAAAACGTAATCTCAATTGTGGAGCTTATCTCCCGTTTGGTCTGGGACCCAGAATGTGCATAGGTAACAGGTTCGCTTTACTAGAGACGAAAGTTCTAATTTTTCATCTTCTGGCTCGTTGCGATTTAAAAATCTGCGAGAAGACCCCAATGCCACTAAAGCTCGCTAAAGACGGCTTCAACATGAAGGCTGAAGGAGGCTTCTGGTTGAGAGTGGTGCCACGAAAAAATATGCATCACTCTCTCTTGTAA
- the LOC139108100 gene encoding cytochrome P450 9e2-like: MLYIILSVIVGALSFYYFFFKNSNYFKKHGIPYIRPLPILGNTGSSFLHLQSMAEIIKNIYDLQPKAKYVGIYDMLQPIVMIRDPELIKSIALKHFDIFSDRKTFVVDEKIDPLFGKNLFALQGEKWRQVRSLLSPAFTSSKMKAMFKLMSDYGADFSNYLMHLPPGQRTLHMKDIFTRYTNDVIATCAFGINVDSMREPDNEFYVNGREATSVNVATFTRFYIAKILPWLARLLNIKIVREKIAKYFRNLIQTTIKTRDDKGIVRPDMLQLMMENRGKEGKVELSADDMVAQAFIFFFGGFESTSMLMCFATYEIAVNEDVQKKLQSEIDQILEETNGQITYEAINNTEYLDAVINEALRKYPIALITDRCCTKDFELEPTLPGTKPFTIKAGSTVWIPIHALHYDTKYFENPEKFDPSRFLGEQKKRNLNSGTYLPFGLGPRMCIGNRFALLEMKALLFHLLARCDLKICEKTPIPLKLAKVGFGMRIENDFCLRVVPRSNMHHTLASNLANRTNTPGASILRGWMHTKLEKKKKKYIGASILRGLLHTKLEEIKKKTNTP; the protein is encoded by the exons ATGCTGTACATCATCTTATCGGTGATTGTGGGTGCACTAAgcttctattatttctttttcaagaattcaaattattttaagaaacatGGGATACCATATATTCGACCGTTACCAATATTGGGGAACACGGGATCATCGTTCTTACATCTTCAATCGATGGCTGAGATCATCAAAAACATTTACGATCTGCAGCCTAAAGCCAAATACGTTGGCATATACGACATGCTCCAACCAATTGTAATGATTCGCGATCCagagttaattaaatctatcgCGCTCAAGCACTTCGATATATTTTCGGACCGTAAAACTTTTGTCGTGGACGAGAAAATAGATCCGCTGTTCGGTAAGAATCTTTTTGCCCTTCAAGGAGAGAAGTGGCGGCAGGTACGATCTCTATTAAGCCCGGCTTTTACATCGAGCAAGATGAAAGCcatgtttaaattaatgtcgGATTATGGTGCCGATTTCAGTAATTATTTGATGCATTTACCGCCGGGACAGAGAACGTTGCATATGAAAGACATTTTTACTAGATATACGAACGACGTGATCGCTACCTGCGCCTTTGGTATCAACGTTGACTCCATGAGAGAACCAGATAACGAGTTCTATGTAAATGGCAGAGAAGCAACCAGCGTTAACGTTGCTACCTTCACTAGGTTTTATATAGCTAAAATCTTGCCTTGGCTCGcacgattattaaatataaaaattgtacgtgAAAAGATAGCGAAATACTTTCGAAATCTTATACAAACTACTATAAAAACGAGAGACGACAAAGGTATCGTTCGACCCGACATGCTGCAGTTGATGATGGAAAATAGAGGTAAAGAGGGAAAGGTAGAATTGTCTGCCGACGATATGGTAGCGCAGGCATTCATCTTCTTTTTCGGCGGCTTTGAATCTACGTCGATGTTAATGTGTTTTGCCACTTATGAAATTGCGGTGAACGAAGATGTACAGAAAAAACTTCAGAGCGAGATCGATCAAATTTTAGAGGAGACGAATGGTCAAATAACTTACGAAGCGATTAATAATACAGAATATTTAGATGCCGTGATAAACGAAGCTCTGAGAAAATATCCGATTGCTTTAATAACAGATAGATGTTGTACGAAAGACTTCGAACTGGAACCAACGTTACCGGGTACCAAACCATTCACTATAAAGGCAGGAAGTACTGTTTGGATACCGATTCATGCCCTTCACTATGATACTAAATATTTCGAGAATCCCGAAAAATTTGATCCCTCCCGGTTTCTTGGCGAACAGAAAAAACGTAATCTCAACTCCGGAACTTATCTCCCGTTTGGTCTTGGTCCCAGGATGTGCATAGGTAACAGATTCGCTTTACTAGAGATGAAAGCTCTACTCTTTCATCTTCTGGCTCGTTGCGATTTAAAAATCTGCGAGAAGACGCCAATTCCACTAAAACTCGCTAAAGTAGGCTTCGGTATGAGGATTGAAAATGACTTCTGTCTAAGAGTGGTACCACGAAGTAATATGCATCACACTCTTGCATCTAACCTTGCTAATAGAACAAATACACCGGGTGCCAGTATCCTGAGAGGATGGATGCACActaaattagaaaagaaaaaaaaaaaatacatcggTGCCAGTATTTTGAGAGGATTATTGCACACTAAATtagaagagataaaaaaaaaaacaaatacacc ataa
- the Sce gene encoding E3 ubiquitin-protein ligase RING1 encodes MASAEQVGLNKTWELSLYELHRTPQDAITDNTEIAVSPRSLHSELMCPICLDMLKKTMTTKECLHRFCSDCIITALRSGNKECPTCRKKLVSKRSLRPDPNFDLLISKIYPSRDEYEAHQERVLAKLNKSHSQAALVNSITEGIKLQSQNRPQRSRKNANESENASNTSYNNTPNISAPTTPNPSTNLANQSDSSQSATGPLNSGGTTSRNSTTPSPNPANQIPKPSKRQKSLQNSENDSSSAEAETGGGDSMVDTEGEGPSEPLLINEIELVFKPHPTEMAGDNSLIKALKENSIRYIKTTANATVDHLSKYLAMRLTLDLDTELSESDRLLNFCIYIMPSTGQLVVLSGSQTLRQVNDKFWRVNRPLEMYYSWKKT; translated from the exons ATGGCTTCCGCGGAACAGGTCGGCCTCAACAAAACATGGGAATTGTCGCTCTACGAGCTGCATCGCACTCCGCAGGACGCGATCACCGACAACACGGAGATCGCTGTCAGCCCGCGGAGCCTCCATAGCGAGCTCATGTGCCCCATTTGTCTGGACATGCTAAAAAAGACCATGACCACCAAGGAGTGCCTCCACCGTTTCTGCTCCGACTGTATTATCACGGCTTTGCGGAGCGGTAACAAA gAATGCCCTACTTGCAGGAAGAAATTGGTTTCCAAGAGATCTCTCAGACCAGACCCAAACTTTGATTTGTTGATATCAAAGATTTATCCAAGCAGAGATGAGTATGAGGCTCATCAGGAACGAGTTTTGGCTAAGCTGAACAAGTCGCATTCGCAGGCTGCGCTCGTGAACTCTATCACAGAAGGTATTAAACTACAGAGTCAGAATCGTCCTCAGCGTTCTAGAAAGAATGCCAATGAATCTGAAAATGCAAGCAACACATCCTACAACAATACACCAAATATTAGTGCACCTACGACACCAAATCCATCTACAAATCTGGCAAATCAAAGTGATTCCTCTCAAAGTGCAACAGGACCTTTGAACAGTGGAG GAACAACTTCTAGAAATTCCACCACACCATCGCCAAATCCTGCAAATCAAATACCGAAACCGTCGAAGCGGCAGAAGAGCCTTCAAAATTCTGAAAATGATTCCTCTAGTGCAGAGGCTGAGACTGGTGGCGGTGATTCGATGGTTGACACGGAAGGTGAAGGTCCTAGTGAACCTTTATTGATTAATGAAATTGAATTGGTTTTTAAACCACATCCTACAGAGATGGCAGGTGacaattctttaattaaagcattaaAGGAGAATAGTATTCGTTACATAAAAACAACAGCAAATGCCACAG TGGACCATTTAAGTAAATATTTGGCAATGCGACTGACATTAGATTTGGATACCGAACTATCAGAATCAGATAGATTATTAAACTTCTGTATCTACATCATGCCTTCAACCGGACAGCTTGTGGTACTAAGTGGCTCGCAAACATTACGACAAGTGAATGATAAATTCTGGCGTGTCAATCGACCCTTGGAAATGTATTACTCATGGAAGAAAACCTAG